The bacterium genomic interval AATTTCAAACAATTCCGCAATCGTCGCCCCAACATCAGAAAAAGTCTGCCGGATACCCAAATCTTTGCCAATCTGAATTTTCTTCCAATATACAAGAAGTGGCACATATTCACGGGAGTGATCGGTGCTTGGCGTGGTCGGGTCGTTGCCGTGGTCCGCGGTAATTATTAAGACATCGTCAGGCGTTAATATTTCGATAATTCTGGGGAGCTGGCTGTCAAAATATTCCAAGCCTTTCGCGAAATCAATATAATTATTGCGGTGGCCCCAGAGCATATCAAAATCAACTAATGTATATGCAATCAAGCCTGTCTTTTTATATAACGAAACTTCAATCAGTTTTTCTATTCCCTCGACGTTTGATGTAACCTCATGTTTTTCATCAAATCCTATTCCCGCGAATAAATCATAAATCTTGCCTATTGCTATTGTGGGAATATTATGTTTCTGTAAATTTTCAATGACTGTAGGGCCGTGCGGTTTGACAGGAAAATCTTTGCGGTGAGGCGTGCGTTTGAAGTTTCCGGGAGTTCCCATGAAAGGCCTGGCAATTACCCTCCCGACTGAGTGTTTGCCTGTAAGTAAATTTCTGGCAGTCCTGCAAATATCGTATAATTTTTCAAGAGGGATAATATCAACGTGGGCGGCGATTTGGAAAACACTGTCTGCGGAAGTATAGATTATCGGTTTACCGGTGGAGAGATGTTCTCCCCCAAGTTCATCTATTATTACAGTCCCTGACGCGGTTTTATTTCCCAATATTCCCGGGATGTTTGTTTTTTCTATAAACTTTGCGATTATTTCTTCTGGGAATCCGTTTGGATAAGTCGGGAATGGTTTGATTAATGGCAACCCCATTAGTTCCCAGTGGCCTGATATGCTGTCTTTGCCAGGGGATATTTCCTGCATTTTTCCAAAACTGGCGGAAGGTGACTCTGTTTTTGGGACACCGGAGATAGGGATAATATTACCTAAACCTAATTTTGCCAGATTTGGCAAATTAATCCCGTTCACTTTTTTTGCAATATTTGCGAGTGTATTACTTCCCCTGTCCCCGTATTCTGCTGCGTCAGGGAGTTCCCCAACACCTACACCATCTAAAACAATTAAAATAATTCTATTAATCATGAATATTCCTTGATATTATTGAATGTCTAAATACTAACATATTTATTATTTTGGTCAAGAAAAAATAGGATTATGTTATAATATCAAATCACGCAAATGAACTTTTGAAAAAAATCAGAAGCTGATTCCAGGACAAAAAGATGAACGCATCATCAGAAACGAAAAAAAAGCCGCCGGCGGGAAGTAAACAGAAACCGCAGGTGCTGGACTTTGATTATATAGGTTGTCCGGCCGATATTTTGCTGGGTAAATTTGCTTCCTCTGAAAAAGGACTGACTGAAAAAGAGGCTAAAAGGCGCCTTGCTGAATATGGTTACAACGAACCCGCCAAGAAAAAGAAAAGAAGCCTTCTCTTTCAAATTCTTTCCAAATTTGTTAATCCATTAGTAGTGGTTCTTTTGATAATAGCCGTATTTTCAATGTATTTCGGGGAAAAGATAAGCGCTGTTTTAGTTTCAATGATGGCGGTGATGAGTGTTTTCCTGTCGTTTATACAGGAATACCGCGCCGGCAAGGAAGCGGAAAAGCTCAGTGAAATGGTGCGGGCGACCGCGACAGTGTTCAGGAACGGGAAGTCGAAGGAAATCAAGATAAGAGAGATAGTACCCGGGGACATTGTCGATTTATATGCGGGTGACATGATACCCGCGGACCTTCGGATAATCTCATGCAAAGATTTGTTTATCAACCAGGCTTCATTGACCGGGGAATCATTCCCGATAGAAAAATCTGCCGGGCCTGTAAAACCGGGGACCAGCGCCATATCCGAACTTTCCAACATAGCGTTCATGGGTTCCAGCGTTGTAAGCGGGACTGCGATTGGAATCGCCGTTAAAACAGGGATTTCCACGCAATTCGGCGAATTATCAAGGAAACTTGCCACGCAAAGAACAGAAACAAGTTTTGATAAGGGCATAAATAAATTTACATGGCTTATGATACGTTTTATGCTCATACTTGTGATAATTATTTTCGCGATAAACACTTTTACGAAAGGTGATGTTGTTAACGCCCTTCTTTTTTCCCTGGCAGTAGCCGTGGGGCTTACTCCTGAAATGCTTCCGATGCTTGTTGCGATAAACCTTTCCAAGGGCGCGATAGCCATGTCTAAAAAACAGGTCATAGTAAAGCACCTGAACGCGATCCAGAATTTTGGCGCCATGGATGTCCTCTGCACGGATAAAACAGGCACCCTCACAATGGATGAGATAATTCTTGAAAAACATTGCGATGTTACAAGAAGAGAAAATGAAGATGTGTTAAGGCTTGCCTACATTAACAGCTTTTACCAGACTGGCCTTAAGAATATCCTTGACAGGGCGATTTTGAAACATAAAAAACTGCTGATAAAACAATATAAAAAGGTCGATGAAATACCTTTTGATTTTTCAAGAAAGATAATGTCTGTGGTTGTTGAATTTGAGGGAAAACAGAGAATTATTTCAAAGGGAGCGCCGGAAGCAATATTTAAAAAATGCAATAAATATGAACTGGATAATGAGATATATGATATGGATTATCTTCTCCTTCCGGATTTGAAAGATGAATGGGACAAGTTAAGCGCTGAAGGGTTCAGGGTCCTCGCTGTCGCTTACAGGGATTTTTCCGGGAAAAAGGACGTATATTCCAAGGAAGACGAAAATAATTTGATACTGAAAGGCTATGTCGCCTTTTTAGACCCCCCGAAACCGACTGCGAAAGACGCTATTGAAGCAATGAAGAAATTCGGCGTGGAATTTAAAGTATTGACCGGCGATAATGAACTTGTCACAAAAAAGATATGCAGTGATGTGGGCCTTGATGTTAAGGGTTTAGTTACAGGCGACAAAATTGAAAACATCAGTGATAAAGAACTCCAGGAACTGGTCAAGACAACAACGATTTTCGCCCGGCTTGCGCCGCTCCAGAAAGAAAGGGTGATTCACGCCCTGCATGAAAATAACCATATTGTCGGGTACCTGGGTGACGGGATTAACGACGCGCCCGCGTTAAAGGCTTCTGATGTCGGGATTTCCGTGAATAACGCGGTTGATATTGCTAAAGAATCCGCTGACATTATACTTCTTGAGAAAAGCCTCATGGTGCTTGAAGACGGTGTCATTGAAGGGAGAAAGACGTTCGGGAACATAATAAAATATATAAAAATGGGGTCGAGTTCAAATCTCGGCAATATGTTCAGTATGACAGGCGCGAGCCTTTTTCTGAAATTTCTGCCGATACTGCCGATCCAGATACTCTTAAATAATTTTCTGTATGATTTGTCCCAGATAGCCATACCGGCTGACGGGGTGGACAAAGAGTATCTCACAAAACCCAGGCCGTGGAACGTCGAATCGATTAAAAAGTATATGATTATAATCGGCCCCATCAGCTCAATATTTGATTTTATAACCTTTGGGGCGTTATGGTTTTTATTCCATGAAAAATTTGACGCCGGATATTTTCAGACAATATTTCATACAGGCTGGTTTATGGAATCGCTCTGCACCCAGACACTTGTCATACATATTATACGGACAGGCAAGATACCCTTTGTCGAAAGCAAACCGAGCAAATTCCTGATTTTTTCGTCCATTCTTATCATAACTGTAGGATTTATGATTCCCCTGTCTCCCCTGGGAAAATATTTCAGATTTGCCGTCCCGCCGGTTTCCTATTTCGCGGCGCTTGCGGCTATAGTTATTGCTTACCTGTTTATGGTTTACCAGGTTAACAGGTGGTTTATCAAACGATATGGGTATGATTGATTTGATTATGTTATAATAACTGGATTGTGAAGCAGAAAAAAGGGTTTTCTTTTAAAACAGCAACTTTTGGTTTTTTTATATTTTTCTTTTGTTTTAAAAATGTTTCCTTTGCGTCTGATGAAGGTTTGATCCCTCCTTTTAGTTCCTACGATGAAAAATCCCTGATGGATATTTCCGGCCGAAAATTAATACGTTTTACATTGGACGAAAAAAAATATTCGTCCCCTTACCAGGAGAACAAATATGGTTTTAATATCGACCAGGAACTGCAGGTGAGAATCCAGGGTGTCGCGCGCAGGAAACTGCATTTTGACATTGATTATGACGATACGCGCGAGGAAAAAAATAAAAACAGGATTTCGGCAATATATGTCGGGGATGATGATGAAATTGTCCAGAGGGCGGCTTTCGGCTACATACCTTTGAATATTTCCGAGACTGAATTTATCTCTTATAATAAAACCACCTTCGGGTTTTACCTGGAAACCCAGTTTGATGCCGAAAAAACTCTGGAAGGTAAAAGAAAATATTCAGGGATAAACTACCCGGACCGCGCCCCTGAACCTGTTTACCCGAATTTAAAGATTAAAACGCTTGTGGCATTCAGTGAAACCCAAAGCGAAAGAAAAGAATTTTCGGGTGAATTTAAAAAAGCTGAAAATGATATTAAGGACATAGGATACATCAAGTCCCGCTATTTTCACGTCTATGATAATAAAAATGAACTTCCGGTGAGGGATGTCAGGATTTATCTGGATGACCAAAATTCGTCCAATAATTACAATACAAATCGTTTTACCGCGGAAGGCACAAACGGAAGCCGTTATGAAGGTGAATTTGTTGAACTTCAAAACGGCAGTGAATGGACAATAGACGAGAAAACGGGCAGGATTAGTTTTTTTGTTCAAATCAAGGAAAATTATGTAATAGCGGCAAGTTATAACGATTCCAGCGGGAAAAGGTATGAGAAAAAAATAATAAGAGATGAAAATGACACAGGTTACTTCTGGCAGTACCGGGTGCAAAATATTTACTTTTTAGGCAGTAAAAATATCGACCCGAGATTTTTTACCATAAAAATTACGGATGTATTCGGGAGAGAGAAAGACCCCGCGACTTCAAGAGAGTACATCGATATCCTGAAGCTGGACAGTGATCCAAAAGACGGGAGGATAGACTCAAGGTGCATAGATTACGATTACGGCCTTTTGGTTTTTCAGGATGACCTGCCTTTCCAGGTTTTAAACCCGTCGGTTTATGAAAAATATCCCGTGCCTGAATTTACAATCCATGTAAGTTACAGGGCTTTTACTAAAGAATATTTTTTAAGGCCCGGTATAATTCCGGGAAGTGAAAAAGTTTACATCAGGGGAAAGCTCCTGAAAAGAACCGCGGATTATAATATTGATTATAATATCGGCCTGCTTTATTTTTTAATAAACATAGAAGAAGATGCTAAGATAATTGTGGATTATGAGTATTTCCCTTTTGGATTAAATTCCCAGACCACGATAACAGGTATGCGCGCGGAATATGAGCCCGCGGCGAATTTAAGCATGGGTGCCACGTATATTATAGAAAAAGGGATTGAACGGAAGACCGGTTTCCAGCAGGCAAAAGAGAGTCCGGCCAAAGACACAATTTTAGGTGCGGATGCCAAAATAAAATTTAATATTGAAGATATGCAGGTAATCATTCTCGGGGAAATTGCCAAATCTTTTGTTGACCCAAATACCGGAAACAGGCTCTCAATAAACAACATGGAAGAAGATAAAGTATCTGATGAAATAACGACAAATACCGAAAAGTGGTCTGTAGTTTCCGGCATCCCGGCCGGAGAAGCGGCAAAAGGCGACATTTTGGAAATAAATGAAATAAATGTAGGGCATAACGAGGAAGAGAATGGAAAATCCCTGTTTATAAAAAACCAGGGAACGAACTGGGGAGGAACGATATATTCTTTTTCAAAAGAGGCATTGGATTTCAGCCGGCGGGAATTTATTGAAATCTGGATAAAGAGCGATACAAAAAGCGGGACATTAAATATAGATTTGGGAGAGATAAACGAAGATGCCGACAACGACGGTATTTTGGACACAGAAGATGAGGACGGAGACGGCAAATTAGGAAATGAAGAGGACACCGGTCTTTATTATTATGATGAAGTGGCTGGAAAAGACAACAAAAAACTTGATACAGAGGATCTGGACGGGGACGGTTTTTTGGAATCCAAAAACAATTATTTTAGTTTCCGGCTGGATCTCGCGGATTTTCCGGATAACATAAATCCGGAATGGGTTGGCAGGTCTGAAAACGGATGGACATTGTTGAATATTCCTTTAAGTTTAGCGCTGAAAACAGGCGCGGCCGACTGGCAGGTAATTAAGTATCTCAGGCTGTGGCTGAAAGGCCGGGGTGACGCAACAATAAATACATTTAAGGTTATTGGCCGGAGCTGGGACCCGGGTAAAGTTAAACTTGGCAATGGCACCGTGGAAGAAAATGAAAGGTTTGCCGTTCGTTTAAACAATGAGGGTGAAACGGGAATCATATTGGACAACACGGAGTTAAATGACTATTTATATATTAATTACAGTTTATTGATGGAATATTCCCTGCGCTCAGGCGAAGAAGGATTTACTCAATGGAATTTTTCAGAATTGATGGATTTTTCATCTTACAGAATCCTGCATTTCTGGCTCAAACAGGATACCGGGCAGAACGCGGGGAACGAGGCCTTTTTCATACGGCTCGGGGCAGATGAAGACAATTATTATGAATTTACTGTCCCGGTGAAAGATATTCCGAATAGCTGGTATAACGATGGATTTGACGTCGGGCTTTTTGATGATGACGGGGACAAAATCCCGGACGGGTTAAAAAAAACAGGAAACCTTGTTTCTCTTTACAAAATAAAATTTATCCGTGCCGGTATCCGGAACTTTGAGTCTGATGTCCCTGAAAAAAGAAAAATTTACATGGATGAAATAATGTTAAGAGAAAGAATAAAAAAGAAAAGTGAGGCGAAAAAAGTCGCAGTGAAAGCGGAAATTAAAGATAAAATGGATTTCTATTTTGATTTCCGGCAGTGGGGCAGGGATTTTAAAACTATAGGCCGGGATATGGAAACCCAGGAAAGAAATATGATGCGCGTGTCAGCCAATATAACCTATCTTGAATTTTTTCCTGTTACTTTGAATCTGGAAAATGAGGATAAATATCCCCGGGAGGACAAATATGGCGTATTGTCCCTGGAAGAAATTAATGACGCAAAAACCAGAAAAGACGGAGTATCCGCTGTTTTGAAACTGCCGGACAACCCAAGGTTCTTCTCGTTTAATTATGAAGATAACGATGTAAAGGCGATAAGTTTACAGCGGAAAACGAACCAGGATATTTATACCTACGGTTTTGAATACAATGTTCCGGAGTATTCACTTGTTGACCGGTTAAAACTCAATCTCGGGTTAAAACGTTTTCGCGAGACACAGGATTATAATCTGGAGGGATTTTCCAGGTTTCTTAATTCTGATTCCCGTTCACTGGGAGTGGGGTATTCACCCGTAAAATATTTTGATATGGATTATTCATGGCGCAAGGTCAAAGAGGTAAACGAAAAAACCATCTGGTATCCGTTAAGCCGCGACCAGCGGGGGATAGTAAATATGGAGCCGTTCAGAAATTTAAATGGTCTTTATAACCGGTTTAGAAGTTCGGTTGATTATAAAGAAAGGTTTTTAAGCGGCAGTGAATCGGGTTTGAAAGACGCTAATGTTTCGGGAGAGGCGGAATGGCAGTTGGACGCGAAGCCGAGCAGGTGGTGGACGGGTATAAACCCTTTATCTGTCAACCAGACTATTCGTGTAACAAAATCCGCGATATTTGACAACATTAATAATGGGGCCGGGTTTTCCTCGCTTGTTAAAAAACTTAAGGCGGGAACAATTACAGAACAGGACCTTGCGACTAAAGAAATTAACTCGGAAAATTATTACGCTCTCGGGTCCCGTTATAATCTGAGTCCCCCGCTTGTTGTTAACGCTCGGTACAGCCTTCAGCGCGAGAAGCAGACGATTTTCGAAAGTATTTTCAACACACGGACCAGGGTTTCATCGGCAGGGCTGAATTACGATTTAAAAAGAGATTTATTTTTCTTTGATAAAATTACGGAACACTCGAACCTGGACCTGAATTACACGCAAAAAAGAATTTTAAAAGAAGATATTTCCGAAAAAACCGTCTCAAACCCTTTTGTCTCATTATTAACCGGGTGGACGAGGCGATTTTCGACAAATTATTATTTCTCTTTCAGGGAGGAAAAGGAGAATGTCCACCGTGAAGTAAGGGTGAAAGAATTAAGGGTATATGAACCCAACCTGGAATTGATATACAAATTTGACCTGCCCGCAGTGCTTCGTTTTGCCAAAACAAGGATTGATTTTACAAACCGCGCCAGGTGGCTGACAGGTATAAAAATGGAACTTACGAGCACAAAAAATTATCCTGAGTATGATTCAAGCAGAAAATACAATTATAAAACAAGGTTTGATTATGACCTGACCGAATTTCTTTTATTCAGCCTTGATTTCCAGTATGAGGTTTTCAAAAACAAGTCCCAGCTTGAAAAAGATTACAATTTGTTTAAAGCCGCCAGCGAATGCGTGATTACATTTTAAAAAATCTTGATTCTGGCATATAAATAAATTATACTGCTGGTATAACAGGAGGAAATATGTCAACAATAAAAACAGCCATTTCAATTGACAAAAAACAGGTTATGACGCAAGAGTAAAAATCCGGAAGGAGAATTACTATAAATATGAAAATGGAAGATGAATGCCGGTAAAATAGGTAATAATATGAAAAAATTATACTAAAGTATAATATAATATACTAAAATATAAAATAATATTGAAATTTGCCAGTGTTTGGTATATAATTATCAGTAAAGGAGGAGTGATTTATGATTAATGAAGTTATGACTGCTGAGCAGTTGGCTAAATATTTGCAATTAGATGAGCAGACGGTTTATCGTAAAGCGCGTGTTGGCCAGATTCCTGCTGTGCGTATTGGGAAGATTTTAAGATTCAAGAAAGATGTGATCGATGGATGGTTGCGATTGTCTTCTTTTAAGTGGTCATCCGCTAAAAGAGAAGAATTAAGAAAATGGGGAGAAAATTATGCTAAAGCCAGTGGGTTGAAAGAAGAAGACGTCCAAAAAGCCATTAATAAGAAGAGATACGGCAAATGATTAAGGTCGTTCTCGATACGAATATTTTTATCTCAAGTATTTTCTGGAAAGGCAATCCTCGCCGTATTATTGATTTAGCTGTAACAAATAAAATTAAATCTGTAACCTCGCCGGATATTCTTCATGAAATAGAAACAGTCTTATTTGAAGATTTCCCAGAAATACCTTATGAAAAAATAGAAGAAATTATCAAAGATATACTTAGTTACTCATATTTGGCGGCAGTCGATGAAATTATCGTTAAAGATCTGCGGGACATTAAAGATACTAAAATTATCTCTTGCGCTGTAAGCGCGAAAGCGGATTATTTAGTTACCGGAGATAAAGACCTTCTTATTTTAAAAGAATACAAGGGTATAAAGATTTTAAATTCAAAAGCTTTTCTTAATTTATTTGAAGGGTGGGATTCGGCCACCCATCCTGAGAAGTGAAATGACGAAGGATTTTCAATAAATGGAAAAAATAAAAATAACCTTTTTAGGCACGAACGGATGGTATGACACAAAGACAGGGAACACCATCTGTGTTTTGATTGATTGCACGGATTATTATATTGTTCTGGACGCGGGAAACGGTTTCGGAAAACTTGACAGGCATATCGATCAGAATAAACCTGTTTATATTTTTTTAAGTCATTTCCACCTGGACCATATTATAGGCCTGCACACGCTGGCTAAATTCAGGTTCAAAAAAAAGCTTTATATTATAGGGCAAAAAGGGACAAGAAATATTTTAAAAATTTTTTTAAACTGGCCGTTTACACTTCCGAGAAAAAACCTGAAATTTAAAAGCGAAATAATCGAGGTGCCCAAAGAATTAAATAAACTTCCTTTTAAGGCAAGAGTTTTACCGATGCTTCACGCATCACCCACACTGGGAATAAGGCTTGAAATCGAAAATAAAGCAATCACATATTGTCCTGATACCGGCTACTGCGAAAACGCGGTCAAATTATCGAAAAACGCGGATTTGTTAATCGCGGAATGCGCCTATACTCTTGATTTTAACATCAAAAACTGGCCGCATCTGAATCCGGAAACAGCCGCGAGAATCGCGAAGAAATCCGGTGCCAAAAAGCTTATACTCACGCATTTCGACGCTGGTAAATATCCCGATTTTAAATCAAGAAAAGATGCCGAATCAATAGCCAGAAAAATATTTTCTGAAACTATCGCGAGCCGTGACGGAATGAAGAAAGAAATTTAATATGCCAATCGTAGAAATAAAATCACTTGCAAAATATTACGGTTCCCTAAAGGCAGTAGATAATATAGGCCTGGAAATAATAAAAGGCGAATGTTTTGGTTTCCTCGGGCCTAACGGCGCCGGGAAAACCACGACAATGGGGATTATTTATTGTTTCATGCCGCCAACCTCCGGGAACGTAAATGTTTTTGGGCTTGATGTGATGAAAAATCCAGGTGAAATAAAATCGAGGATTGGCGTAATGCCGCAGGATGACAACCTTGACCCTGATCTGAGTGTTCTGGAAAATCTGATTGTTTACGCGAGATATTTTGATATTCTTAAAAAAGATTCTTTAAAAAAAGCGGATGAACTTCTTGGTTTTATAGATTTAAAAGACAGGAAAGACACGAATATCAATGAATTATCAGGCGGCATGAAGCGGAGGCTCCTTCTCGCACGCGCGTTAATAAATAATCCCGAGATGCTTATTCTCGATGAGCCGACTACAGGGCTTGACCCGTATAGCCGGCGTTATGTATGGGAAAAACTGGAGCATCTCAAATCAAATAATACTACGATTATTTTAACCACTCATTACATGGAAGAGGCAATGAGGCTCTGTGACAGGGTGGCGATCATGAGTGAGGGGAAAATATTGGCCGTCGATTCACCTTCAAAGCTGATAGAAAAACATGGCGGAAACCTGGAAGAGGTTTATTTGAAACTTACGGGCAAAGGTCTTGAGACGTAAAATTTAACGTCTTATTTCTTTTTATGGTAAAATCATAAAAGCTGAAGGAGATGCTGTGAAAATAAAAAGGGTATTCAGGGTCTGGCAGAGAAATTTTACCGTGTATACCAAGTTGTATAAATCCAGTATAGCCCTGAATTTTGCTGACCCTATATTTTATCTTGTTGCGATGGGTCTGGGGCTTGGCTATTTTGTGAAAGAAATAAACGGAGTGCCATACATAAAATTTATCGCTACGGGCATTATCGCGTCTTCTTCCGCGTTTGCCGCGGTCTATGAATGCACCTACGGAACATATGTCCGGATGACGTTTCAAAAAACTTTTGACGCGATACTCGCGACACCGGTCAATATAGACGACCTTGTCGCGGGAGAATTAATCTGGGGCGCCACAAAGAGTATGTTTTACGGCACGGTAATTATAATAGTCATATCTGTTTTTGGGATGGTTGATTCGCCGTTGATAATATTATGCATCCCCATGCTTTTTATCGGCGGATTGATTTTTGCCGAAATATCGGTTATTTTTGCGGCAATTGTGCCGGGTATAGATTCTTTTAATTATTTTTACACGCTTTTAATGACACCGGTATTTCTTTTTTCAGGAATATTTTTCCCCCTTGATAACATGCCGGGAATACTTTCCAAAATATCATTTTTAAATCCGTTATATCATCTTGTTAATATCTGCAGGGCATTTTCACAGGGAGGAAATTTAAGTGTTATAATGGATATAATCTGGATTGTTGCTGCGGCTGTTCTGGTTTCGCCATTCCCTTTCAGGTTGATAGAG includes:
- a CDS encoding ABC transporter permease; amino-acid sequence: MKIKRVFRVWQRNFTVYTKLYKSSIALNFADPIFYLVAMGLGLGYFVKEINGVPYIKFIATGIIASSSAFAAVYECTYGTYVRMTFQKTFDAILATPVNIDDLVAGELIWGATKSMFYGTVIIIVISVFGMVDSPLIILCIPMLFIGGLIFAEISVIFAAIVPGIDSFNYFYTLLMTPVFLFSGIFFPLDNMPGILSKISFLNPLYHLVNICRAFSQGGNLSVIMDIIWIVAAAVLVSPFPFRLIERRIIK
- a CDS encoding putative toxin-antitoxin system toxin component, PIN family, giving the protein MIKVVLDTNIFISSIFWKGNPRRIIDLAVTNKIKSVTSPDILHEIETVLFEDFPEIPYEKIEEIIKDILSYSYLAAVDEIIVKDLRDIKDTKIISCAVSAKADYLVTGDKDLLILKEYKGIKILNSKAFLNLFEGWDSATHPEK
- the mgtA gene encoding magnesium-translocating P-type ATPase, with product MNASSETKKKPPAGSKQKPQVLDFDYIGCPADILLGKFASSEKGLTEKEAKRRLAEYGYNEPAKKKKRSLLFQILSKFVNPLVVVLLIIAVFSMYFGEKISAVLVSMMAVMSVFLSFIQEYRAGKEAEKLSEMVRATATVFRNGKSKEIKIREIVPGDIVDLYAGDMIPADLRIISCKDLFINQASLTGESFPIEKSAGPVKPGTSAISELSNIAFMGSSVVSGTAIGIAVKTGISTQFGELSRKLATQRTETSFDKGINKFTWLMIRFMLILVIIIFAINTFTKGDVVNALLFSLAVAVGLTPEMLPMLVAINLSKGAIAMSKKQVIVKHLNAIQNFGAMDVLCTDKTGTLTMDEIILEKHCDVTRRENEDVLRLAYINSFYQTGLKNILDRAILKHKKLLIKQYKKVDEIPFDFSRKIMSVVVEFEGKQRIISKGAPEAIFKKCNKYELDNEIYDMDYLLLPDLKDEWDKLSAEGFRVLAVAYRDFSGKKDVYSKEDENNLILKGYVAFLDPPKPTAKDAIEAMKKFGVEFKVLTGDNELVTKKICSDVGLDVKGLVTGDKIENISDKELQELVKTTTIFARLAPLQKERVIHALHENNHIVGYLGDGINDAPALKASDVGISVNNAVDIAKESADIILLEKSLMVLEDGVIEGRKTFGNIIKYIKMGSSSNLGNMFSMTGASLFLKFLPILPIQILLNNFLYDLSQIAIPADGVDKEYLTKPRPWNVESIKKYMIIIGPISSIFDFITFGALWFLFHEKFDAGYFQTIFHTGWFMESLCTQTLVIHIIRTGKIPFVESKPSKFLIFSSILIITVGFMIPLSPLGKYFRFAVPPVSYFAALAAIVIAYLFMVYQVNRWFIKRYGYD
- a CDS encoding ribonuclease Z; translated protein: MEKIKITFLGTNGWYDTKTGNTICVLIDCTDYYIVLDAGNGFGKLDRHIDQNKPVYIFLSHFHLDHIIGLHTLAKFRFKKKLYIIGQKGTRNILKIFLNWPFTLPRKNLKFKSEIIEVPKELNKLPFKARVLPMLHASPTLGIRLEIENKAITYCPDTGYCENAVKLSKNADLLIAECAYTLDFNIKNWPHLNPETAARIAKKSGAKKLILTHFDAGKYPDFKSRKDAESIARKIFSETIASRDGMKKEI
- a CDS encoding ABC transporter ATP-binding protein is translated as MPIVEIKSLAKYYGSLKAVDNIGLEIIKGECFGFLGPNGAGKTTTMGIIYCFMPPTSGNVNVFGLDVMKNPGEIKSRIGVMPQDDNLDPDLSVLENLIVYARYFDILKKDSLKKADELLGFIDLKDRKDTNINELSGGMKRRLLLARALINNPEMLILDEPTTGLDPYSRRYVWEKLEHLKSNNTTIILTTHYMEEAMRLCDRVAIMSEGKILAVDSPSKLIEKHGGNLEEVYLKLTGKGLET
- a CDS encoding helix-turn-helix domain-containing protein — its product is MINEVMTAEQLAKYLQLDEQTVYRKARVGQIPAVRIGKILRFKKDVIDGWLRLSSFKWSSAKREELRKWGENYAKASGLKEEDVQKAINKKRYGK
- a CDS encoding phosphopentomutase encodes the protein MINRIILIVLDGVGVGELPDAAEYGDRGSNTLANIAKKVNGINLPNLAKLGLGNIIPISGVPKTESPSASFGKMQEISPGKDSISGHWELMGLPLIKPFPTYPNGFPEEIIAKFIEKTNIPGILGNKTASGTVIIDELGGEHLSTGKPIIYTSADSVFQIAAHVDIIPLEKLYDICRTARNLLTGKHSVGRVIARPFMGTPGNFKRTPHRKDFPVKPHGPTVIENLQKHNIPTIAIGKIYDLFAGIGFDEKHEVTSNVEGIEKLIEVSLYKKTGLIAYTLVDFDMLWGHRNNYIDFAKGLEYFDSQLPRIIEILTPDDVLIITADHGNDPTTPSTDHSREYVPLLVYWKKIQIGKDLGIRQTFSDVGATIAELFEISGTGYGKNII